TTTGTGCAGTTTTTGTTAAAAGTAATCTATAAATTACCCTTAACTAGCAAGATCGTTCTTATGTTGgtgtttttatattatttaaaaaaattaattcgttATGTATATAAACGAACTACTCGAGAACAGTGACTTCTTctttgaccaaaaattcaataatttcttcATCAACTTCTTCAGTATCCAAACTGTCTGTATCGAAATCTGCAAAGAGAAtgataattaaaattataatttcatcaaaataatacaattttatagtttatttttatcaatgatGGGGGTTgaagaatcaaaaaaaaattgtccaaggaATAGTTCTTTGGGTCGTAACAAAAGTTGATACAGTACATAATATCTGCAGGTGTAGTTTTTTACTGAACATTATTCCccttatactaccaccatgacaTTATAGCGACAGCTGCTTTTCATCGAGGTCTAAAACTGCCTAAACCGCTCGGAACATATCAAATGCTTCGAAGCGGAATTCGATCAAAACCATCAGAAGAAAGATAGTCGCCAACAATCCGAAAATGAAGATCAGTGCCTCGTTACCTCCACTCAATTGGTTGcactcaaaaattttgactatcttGGACCATGGATGCATCTTTGTAAAAAAGCTCTACGAACTTATGTAACGGCCCAATACTAAAGGAATGTAATACGACAGTAAGAAGGGCTGTAGGAATCATGACAGGTACGTCGGGAAACGCCatcgtgtaatggttagcaatgGTCAGCTGtagtcccctctcagtaatgctggttataTTTCcgtgtgtttcaaagcttctctaactgATTGTACCGCAAtgtggattcggctataaaaaggacgacccttatcattgagctaaacacagAACCGGACAatattaaccctagacagtcatccttcgtcaaaatgacgacgcgcaATTTTATTTTCGATGTAAAATGCGTTTTTGACGATTTGGAAATGATAAACTTAAATTGTACTAATTCAACCATtccatgaatttttgttttatactaattaaaaacaaattgaataagaaaataaactcaactGGTTATCATTTGGTAGTCAcagtgacgaaggatgacgttagtacacaaaaaataaggataccTTTTCCAGGGTTAAGTGAAAAGTTCACCACTACCTTTGATCATATCTATACACGCTAAGTTATCTTTCAAAAGTTTCAATTTCTTTTACAAAGATATAAAATAGTAGTTCCAGACCTTGTACGTGATATGTTTAGTTCCAATATGCAAATCATTATAGGTAGGATTGTGAATTTCACATTTGAAAGATAATTTGTCGTTGCTCTTATATGGAATCCAATACCCGTTGATCAACGATCCCACACTAATAACCCTTTCGGTCAAAATTGTTAGTTTACTGTTCTCAAGACTAATATTATTAGCGTTTTTCTCCGCCTACTTTTATAGTTATTCCTTTTTTTCTCTACATAAGTATTTGTTCTGTGGCATAATAGACTTGTTGCTGATCTGGGCTAATATTAACTAATATTATTCATggtaattttcttttatgtgtAATAGTGGTTGAGGGACCGAGCCCAGCAAaacatggagcactatttcagcaggattgtaagggagagaggcagtaccaactagaggtgtgcgcgtgactgaaatttcactcacactcacgcacattcacgaaacaaaatgtttattcacgcacgctcacgcacgatacgtgttgtagccaatcccactcacgcacattcacgaaatgataacctgtactcacgcacgctcacgcacgaactacttttaaagactcacgttcacgcacgattctCGTGATTCACGGCAAATTCACGAACCTCACGACATTCTCCAAACAAAAATCTgcaaaggtaacaaacttcaaaaatagacTATAGTTCGAGAGCCAAATTAATTACAGTTAaaatacgagtatgaattaaatcttgatttttttcgtgagcgtgattttgtagaaattttattcacgcacattcacgaaccgattttatttctcacgcacactcactcacgacatatttattttagtaccattcacgcacattcacgagacgtGCTTTGgactttgttcacgactcacgtgattcacacgtgaatcacgcgtgtcacgagaatttcgtgtcacgcgcacacctctagtaccaactgcttacaaaacaaccgaatcagcgctgatttttgtgagcgatgtcccgatttaaagCAGCTTCtatatagcgctgatataattgctcattttaatagaaatattgctcagatgtGAGCAAAATTGTtattggtatgaaggaaaacagcactacctttcgcgcatctatactgcatgaattggttgcaataacgtaaatgaATGATcttaactagtttgattactcgtttacgttattgccgccgatacatgcagtgtggatgcattgcctactttattgtataccaaaaagcgcaactaaattttactgctgaaatattttttgctgggagagtAGGAATACctagcgtttcttatttttagtaacttatttttatttttaagatttatttttatggtcTAAAGGCTTTAGTGTTACGGCCTTGAAGGCTTTTGTTACTAATATAAATAACTAAATGAATAAATATGGAGTCcgtcatatgggcaaaagggaaTTGGTTAAAGACCTGGAGTTTCCAGAAGAAACCTACATGGACCGGGAAACCTTTAtattcaacctaacctaacaatcaGAACAACAATAAAGGTTTCCAACAAAATCGGCTGCTTTGAAGCGAGAGCAAGGTCAACATGAATTTAAGGTTTATCACATTAGCTTCTCTAAgtttctacaacaacaaaaacaactattataaaaatatccaTCTTGCCTCAATATACTaccaataatttttaaataaaaatgtaatttaattacaaaaatattcaactaaGCCATTTATTGATTAAATTAATGttataatcaaaacaaaaatccctAATACACACAAATGTTCATGAAAGTAAGTTCTACGGAAAAACTACACTCGATTATCTGtaactcgatttttttttaactcgaaataaatgtacggaaataatatcaccaaaatggtttcaattaaaaagttaattgaacctgaaaactttttcaattaaaaaataattaatacaatAACTTTTTACTCAAACTAGAAACTTtaacggtcattttcatgtatctaAGTTAGACTTTATcttccagttaacagaaaataaatcgaaatatcttctctccggttaactttaactgaaaaattagcagttaagttcctaactggcatatggaatatatagacatgaTGACAGACATGGCCAAAGTACGGGTTAAAAGTTCGTTGGCTAACGTAGCACcaacggagcttcctgaaaatgggggtaagacaattaaatcaataattgcaaatttttaattaaaaaatttattgacacagttaactttttaatcaaactcgggaaACTAAGCCAGTTATAAAAATGAttgcattttttacatttttaattaaaaaattaagtgatacAATGAtcataataaaaacacaaagtcagttaagaaaatgagttttgcaatcgacatcaattacatttttaattgaatcaataaaaaattaattgaaattttctgatgaaattaattaaatttttaatcaaatatttttttattcccaattaaaactgtggttgatgctatcattttcgtgattgaaggcatttcaattaaaaaaataattggataaattaatttcgtgattaaatcagaaattttgtttgtttctggATTACTAACAACTATGCGTTAGCATAGTAGATAATTCTCACTACTCTTAGAAGTGGACAACTTTTATGAGACGTTTGTtatattataatattaaaattaacctatCATAAGTGGTcatctcccaaatgtggacaaattttaggCGACTGTCAGTCTACATTTATAATAAGTTTCACTATTACAATCATACAAATTATAATAGCTTTCTGAATAAAATTCCCTCAAACGGGTTTGGTAAACTTATCCAAATGGCtttataacaaatataataCGGTATGTTTGGTCTGTTCAAAAGTACTTTTGCCGGGGAAAtcctttttgttaataaaatattaattttgattCGCGTATACATTGTCGACATTGAATCACGGTGGTTCCCAAGGGAaatcttttaaatatttaaccCAGGAGCAAGCAAATCTAATTTGAACTAATTTTGCCTGATGTATGTTAGTTACAAAACGAAAAtctaatatatgtactttaaaaTAAGAGGCGTGTTAAAAATGACCAATATAAAGAGAATATGACTTGCGGGTAGGAGATTGTATATGTATAACTTACGGTTTCTAAGTTGCATTCTTCGTGGTTTCTGCTCTTTCCATTCGGCAATACGCTTATTGCGATACTCCATAAACTGTTCGCATAACTGTGAACGTTTCTCCAGCAATTCCTTACATGCACGAGTCATACGCATGCGATCCTTTTGTTCGAAGATATAGTAGTATTTCTTCAAGTTCTTCTTGATGTCCTTAATTTCTTCGTCGCTGAGAAGTGTTGGTGGACGTGGGCGCCACAAGAATTGAACGAAACTTTTCAGTATGCTACGACGAATAATGCGACCTTGGAAGGTGTACATGTTAAAACCTGTATCTTCCTTTACTTTCCAAGATGATACGCCAGTTACCACATATCGACCAGTAGGGTCCCATTCAACTTCCGAGGCACGGAAATGGTCGGGTGAAGCTGTGATGACGAAATTGTTATTAGTATCTACAAATTCAAAGGTTCCCATTGTGAGATTAGCCATAACAATAAATTGACCACGCGGAGACCAGAAGAGATGAGTGCAAGATTTCTTTTCAAGTTTTTTCACCAGCGTTGGTTTAACACCATTATTAACTTCGTAGAAACTGACGTTAGAATTATTCGTTTCACCATGGATAAtagcaaatttattgccaacaggCTCCCAAGCAAACGCTAATATCAATTCTCGAATTTCGACAGAATCGACTGGTATCTCCTTCTCAcgcatatggaaaatttcaaaattgtaaaacaTGCCCAAGAATTTGACATCAGCATCCTTTTTGTCTTTTTTCAATTTCGAGTAACGATCAACTTTGACACACAAATAGTCACCAGATTTTTGCCAATGCAATTTACAGTCGGCTACATTAAAAAGattcttattacgaatttcacgtttcTTGGGAATTTCAAGAAGGGTAACACGAGCGGGAATTTGGTTTTGTTCCTCCACCCAATAAGCAATAACATTATCTGTGGGTGACCAGGAGAAACCACGAATGCCAGGaacttttatggattttttgtcGATAAGGTAGAATGATGGCGACTCGTAGATGTGGATGGAACTTTCGCCCAAACGGGCCACATATTTATCATCATGCGACCAACGGAACATGGAAAACATAGAAATACCATCTGCTACGAATGAACGCTTCTCTACTCCAGATCGTATGTCCCAAATTACCACCTTTTGTCCAGTTGGTGTAGGTCCATAAGTAACCAAATAATTTTCGCAGGGagaaaattcaacaaattgtGTTCCGGGATGTGGGAAACGTTGTATGCGTGTAAATTTGCTGCCACCCCAAATTGCAACACCAGGTTTGTGGAAGGTCACACAATATGTACCCAAAGGCGACCATTTCACAAATGTATCGGTAAAACTCTCACGGGTTTCCAAATCAGTAGGTTCAGGTAGAGTGTTTTGCCAAAATCCAACTTGAACACTGTTTGGCGATATCTCAGCAGCCACACAATACTGATCATATGCATCAGGATCCAATAAGAAACTGTATAAATCATTTTGCATTTTGAAGGGTTGGGGCGTTGGTGGTTCCCATTTCTCAGGGATATTATCGTACTTTTGGAAATcagtaaataaattaacaatgaATGTATGCTGCTTATCCAGACGAtggttgttcaaatttttgacAGCCTCCTCAGCCTGCGATGATTTCTTAAACTCCATAAAGGCATATCCTTTCGTTTTGCCATCATCATTAATAGGGAAAATGGAGTTTACAATTTCACCGTAATTGGAGAAGGTTTTGTTGATAACACCCTTCAATTTTTCCAACTTATTCAAATCGACAACGGGAATATTGTCAACGACAACTACATTTTCAACGCCATCAGCCTCAGATGGGCGCTGCGCCAGTTTGTCAGCCAACAATTCTGCAAAATAATATACAAAACCAGTCAGCACACTTTATTGTATTTTAGAGGTTATGTTCGATTTTTTTGCTGACATACCTTCGTCCGAAACATCGTCTACAAAACCCTCTGGATCATCAAAATTAGGCTCCTCTTCAAAGTCCTGTTCATTGTTTGACTCCTCATTTTTCTTTTTAGCCATAGTTACAGCAATTTTCCTCTAAAATTTGCCgctaatcaataaaaatttgcaaaactatGGGAAATCGAAGCCACGCCAGTTGTCACGTCAAAAGTAAAGGACTGTCAAATTGTATAGAGAGCTAAATGTCAAAATAAATATAGTTTGAGAGATATTGTGTTTTACGTTGCCAATCGGGAAATACGTTCAAACACTCAAACACCAAAgatacattaaaatataaacCAATAGATGTCGTTCATGCATTTAGTCCGTATTTTTCAGTttaacccttgtgtatgtgataacaccgGAAGCGATTCcggcgtgatgaggtcccgtgggacctacaataaaaaaagggtggttgttgttgttgtaacagtttattgtgatctcatccatttcatgttatacgcttggtacatcagcttgttggcagatcaaggaactctgcgactaagatggggtgtgtccagagtgatctggtggtaagtcgggttggtttggctgggcaagagaaaagatgacgcgtgtcgtgtggcccttggttgcaaattggacaaacgtcagctacgctgctatcaatcaccgataagtaggaattgaggcggctgcacttgcctgatcttaattgggccaaaactaccctagtctgccgtgggaggtctctttcctccggtgctatgggcggtggtcggactccaagaacaggattaaccttgtagcttctcaccgcttcagctacagtatcctcatgaatcctgttcaaacctgcctggtacgctgcttgatctagaggctctcttttatagcgctggatctcgcgctctagattatgtatatcgacccttacgttcctgggtggtggttgtgtatccataagatggtggtttggatgattactgcgataacaacccaggagatactgctttgacaacatgtagttgtgtcttcgcacagggatgatctttgtctccacataaaggtgatccaggggtgtgctgcggagacacccagtcgcagttctaagagcagcgttctggcaggtttgtatgttattccactgcgtatcactggtctgcggtgtccacactggcgctgcatagtttaccactgaccggccaattgccttataagtagttagcaaggtttctttgtccgcaccccaagtactgccggctagtgacttgaggaccttgtttctaccacggagcttattacaaattgcagtggcatgggcagatgacctaaaaaggctgtcgaatgtgaccccaagaatcttggggtaatttgtggtcggaattattactccatcgactctgatattcaactgcctgcgcacttctgccgtccatgtagtaaatagtgtggctgaggatttggtgggggatatcctcaagtttctcgcagtgaaataactggtaagattagctatgtagacgttcaaccgatcgcaaatgtcatcaacattgggcccagatgccaagattgtacagtcatccgcatatgatacaatctcgacgccgtcaggagggggtggaatcgaggacatgtagaggttaaacagtgccggagaaatcaccccaccttggggaactccctgtttaactctacgcggtcttgactttctgtccctgaattccacgtacgactggcgtccacacatataattcagcacccaacgcttcgctcctgccggtagggacgtattctcgatgtcctcaaataatgtggcatggttgaccgtatcgaatgctttcgataggtcaagcgccacgaggaccgtcctgtgacacggcctgggctggttaagtcccttattaatatgtgtcgaaatggcatgtaaggctgttgtcgtactatgtaccttacggaatccatgttgatggtgggcagctggaaaattctccacaaggctggggaggagtaatgcctcaagtgtcttggctactggcgaaagaagggatatcggtctgtacgattcacctttgctcgaatctttgcccggtttcagtagtggaatcacccttcccattttccagacatcgggtataatgtgtgattccaaagacaaattgaggagtctggtcaggtactcaactcccagtattcccagatgcttcagcattagcattgaaattccgtcagggcccagcgccttagatggtttcgcgctgttgatgacattggtaacttcggctgcagtaaattgtggtgtgtcatcggctcggagaccacgtacacgacgggtggctctccttttcgctctatcactctcgggatgctcgacaaactgtcggttgaagtatttggcgcacctcttcggatcagtcacagtcacgtcgccaaatgtgactgaaatcccatcatcccttgtggaggggttcgagagggctctaactgttgaccacaatttaccagttcctgttcctaagttacattgcttcaggtgctctaaccaagtgttccgcttgtgctcgtagactatcttactaatctctagatttagttctctgattctaggatcagcagggttagcacgacggcgttcatcacgctcgtctgcgagtcccgccgcttcggctgggaagttgggcctcacctgggcaattcgaccagcgggtatgaagcgagcggctgctgcgttgatgatgtcccggaactccctctgggcaacatgaacctgtgagggggacgggagctcactgaagcggcgatcggtgtattctctgaagc
This is a stretch of genomic DNA from Haematobia irritans isolate KBUSLIRL chromosome 4, ASM5000362v1, whole genome shotgun sequence. It encodes these proteins:
- the eIF3b gene encoding eukaryotic translation initiation factor 3 subunit b, translated to MAKKKNEESNNEQDFEEEPNFDDPEGFVDDVSDEELLADKLAQRPSEADGVENVVVVDNIPVVDLNKLEKLKGVINKTFSNYGEIVNSIFPINDDGKTKGYAFMEFKKSSQAEEAVKNLNNHRLDKQHTFIVNLFTDFQKYDNIPEKWEPPTPQPFKMQNDLYSFLLDPDAYDQYCVAAEISPNSVQVGFWQNTLPEPTDLETRESFTDTFVKWSPLGTYCVTFHKPGVAIWGGSKFTRIQRFPHPGTQFVEFSPCENYLVTYGPTPTGQKVVIWDIRSGVEKRSFVADGISMFSMFRWSHDDKYVARLGESSIHIYESPSFYLIDKKSIKVPGIRGFSWSPTDNVIAYWVEEQNQIPARVTLLEIPKKREIRNKNLFNVADCKLHWQKSGDYLCVKVDRYSKLKKDKKDADVKFLGMFYNFEIFHMREKEIPVDSVEIRELILAFAWEPVGNKFAIIHGETNNSNVSFYEVNNGVKPTLVKKLEKKSCTHLFWSPRGQFIVMANLTMGTFEFVDTNNNFVITASPDHFRASEVEWDPTGRYVVTGVSSWKVKEDTGFNMYTFQGRIIRRSILKSFVQFLWRPRPPTLLSDEEIKDIKKNLKKYYYIFEQKDRMRMTRACKELLEKRSQLCEQFMEYRNKRIAEWKEQKPRRMQLRNHFDTDSLDTEEVDEEIIEFLVKEEVTVLE